Proteins encoded in a region of the Fusibacter sp. A1 genome:
- a CDS encoding HD-GYP domain-containing protein, whose product MLNMKWFWRQFISDWNTGFKSHMRTVILFVVFSTLWIFGSDYFFAVLFSDLKVYAMIQSSKGMLYVIVTAVFLVFLLYTDYKRITYYMVNAERKRLRLDNPVKAGLRYTFRLINELMTDDQSDIKSSSIDVFKEIFEHLEGVDMGSVYVVTDKNVEYIHTVGYDMDLLNNLPFLHEEFQVFSFNHSKNLSQEKQIRKILGKSNYEKYSKSSSAIAESVSVAFRLEDDLYLGMSFDISKMQFDTTKHGFSENEIRELKELQILLNATIDIRKYNTEKKVIQKDIVNTFIHAMEYHDFSSEGHSQEVADLSHKIGVELGLSQSELEDLKWASLLHDIGKLVIPFEILNKVMPLTTAERNIINEHASVGASFLVESESVKHIAKFIRHHHERYDGTGYPSGLEGVGIPLISRIISLTDAWHAITNSRPYKEKLEFVDAIEEIESCKGTQFCPEVVDAFLRIINEKDR is encoded by the coding sequence ATGTTAAATATGAAATGGTTTTGGAGACAGTTTATTTCAGATTGGAACACCGGATTTAAGTCACACATGAGAACTGTCATTCTTTTTGTCGTTTTCAGTACATTATGGATTTTTGGCTCGGACTATTTTTTCGCTGTCCTGTTTTCTGATTTAAAGGTCTATGCGATGATTCAGTCCAGCAAGGGAATGTTATATGTCATTGTGACTGCAGTTTTTTTGGTTTTTCTATTATATACCGATTACAAGCGAATCACTTATTATATGGTTAATGCAGAGAGAAAGAGACTTCGATTGGATAATCCTGTAAAAGCAGGACTAAGATATACCTTCCGCCTGATCAACGAACTGATGACGGACGATCAATCTGACATCAAATCAAGTTCAATCGACGTATTCAAGGAGATATTCGAGCACTTGGAAGGTGTGGATATGGGCTCAGTGTATGTGGTCACCGATAAGAACGTGGAATACATACACACTGTTGGTTATGATATGGACCTGTTGAACAACTTGCCGTTTTTGCATGAAGAGTTTCAAGTCTTCAGCTTCAACCACAGCAAAAACCTGTCGCAGGAAAAGCAAATCAGAAAAATCCTGGGTAAATCAAATTACGAAAAGTATTCCAAGAGTTCGTCAGCAATTGCTGAGTCTGTAAGTGTTGCTTTCAGACTGGAGGACGACCTCTATTTAGGAATGAGTTTTGACATCAGTAAGATGCAGTTTGACACAACAAAACACGGATTTTCAGAAAATGAGATAAGAGAACTCAAGGAACTTCAGATTTTGCTTAATGCGACAATTGACATTAGAAAATATAACACCGAAAAGAAAGTGATTCAGAAGGATATCGTGAACACCTTTATCCATGCGATGGAATATCATGACTTTTCGAGTGAAGGACACTCTCAAGAAGTGGCGGACCTTAGTCATAAGATAGGCGTTGAATTGGGACTTTCTCAAAGCGAGCTGGAAGATCTGAAGTGGGCTTCGCTGTTACATGACATAGGCAAGCTGGTGATTCCTTTTGAGATTTTAAATAAGGTCATGCCTCTTACGACTGCAGAACGGAATATCATCAATGAACATGCTAGCGTAGGAGCCAGTTTTTTAGTGGAATCTGAATCGGTCAAGCATATCGCAAAGTTTATCAGACATCATCATGAACGATATGATGGTACCGGCTATCCCTCAGGACTTGAAGGGGTTGGCATACCGCTGATTTCAAGAATAATTTCTCTGACGGATGCCTGGCATGCGATTACAAACTCTAGACCCTATAAGGAAAAGCTTGAGTTTGTGGATGCGATCGAAGAGATCGAAAGCTGTAAGGGCACACAGTTCTGTCCTGAGGTTGTCGATGCGTTTTTAAGAATAATCAATGAAAAAGATAGATGA
- a CDS encoding GTP pyrophosphokinase family protein, translating into MYDTLMTDDMKPWRDLLLVHKFAVEEIRTKLNILDEEFRNIHDYNPIEHIRHRVKKTRSIMEKLVRLGHAPTVENAKEHIFDIAGIRIICAFSADIYRVVDLLESQSDIKIVAIKDYIQNPKSNGYRSLHVHIEYPVFLSSGTVPTRVEIQLRTIGMDFWASIEHKIYYKYREKAPISIQGQLQECADLIAQLDDRMLYLKQEIQDLDQNPAVKPSTSNFIRDKDNY; encoded by the coding sequence ATGTATGATACATTAATGACCGATGATATGAAGCCTTGGCGAGATTTACTTCTTGTCCACAAGTTCGCTGTAGAAGAAATAAGGACAAAACTCAATATTCTGGATGAGGAATTTCGAAACATCCATGACTATAATCCAATAGAGCATATCCGTCACCGAGTCAAAAAAACAAGAAGCATCATGGAAAAGCTGGTTAGATTGGGGCATGCACCAACCGTTGAAAATGCAAAGGAGCATATCTTCGACATCGCCGGTATCCGTATCATATGCGCCTTTTCAGCTGACATCTACCGCGTCGTCGACTTGCTCGAAAGCCAATCCGACATCAAAATCGTAGCGATCAAAGATTACATTCAAAACCCAAAATCCAATGGCTACAGAAGCCTTCATGTGCATATCGAATACCCAGTCTTTCTAAGCAGCGGTACAGTCCCTACACGTGTAGAAATTCAACTAAGAACCATCGGTATGGATTTTTGGGCAAGTATCGAACATAAGATCTATTACAAGTACCGAGAGAAAGCCCCCATCAGTATTCAAGGGCAGTTGCAAGAGTGCGCCGACCTGATCGCTCAGCTAGATGACAGAATGCTGTATTTAAAACAGGAAATTCAAGACCTTGATCAAAACCCCGCAGTCAAGCCAAGTACAAGCAACTTCATCAGAGATAAGGACAACTACTAA
- a CDS encoding flagellar brake protein — MKKNLKRMLKTGDQLQLHIGTNSGDTHTLLSALETIIDNDKIVINARLTSAEQTFYSNKPVSLTTQKETTGILNMNGHITQVDRNGNEVVLVVSLSDNIEQTQRREDFRLPILREVKIAALGDQVLEGVTQNISAGGMRCMIQTPIEEGQTLDIIVTLDLFEYTFKGRVLETINHENQASFILRIAFEELSPVEKKKLVAFIFSEQSRQKMMSK; from the coding sequence ATGAAAAAAAACCTTAAACGCATGCTCAAAACAGGTGACCAGCTTCAATTACATATAGGAACAAACTCTGGTGACACACATACGCTGCTTAGCGCTCTTGAAACGATAATCGACAACGATAAGATCGTCATCAACGCAAGACTCACCTCTGCCGAGCAAACATTTTATAGCAACAAGCCGGTTTCCTTGACCACCCAAAAGGAAACCACTGGAATTTTAAACATGAACGGCCACATCACTCAAGTGGACCGAAACGGCAACGAAGTTGTTTTAGTGGTCTCGCTTAGCGATAACATCGAACAGACCCAAAGACGAGAAGACTTCAGGCTTCCGATCTTACGTGAGGTAAAGATCGCAGCGCTAGGCGATCAGGTGCTTGAAGGTGTTACTCAGAATATCAGCGCAGGTGGCATGAGGTGCATGATACAGACTCCAATCGAAGAAGGTCAGACGCTCGATATCATCGTCACCTTGGATCTTTTTGAATACACCTTTAAAGGTCGCGTGCTTGAAACCATCAATCATGAAAATCAGGCTTCCTTTATACTTCGAATCGCATTTGAGGAGCTGTCTCCCGTTGAAAAAAAGAAGCTAGTCGCTTTCATTTTCAGCGAGCAGAGCCGTCAAAAAATGATGAGTAAATAA
- a CDS encoding aminopeptidase, which translates to MKNIEKYADLLVQVGINIQKGQTLVISAPIETADFARLAAKKAYEAGAKEVVMRWLDEQSARMRFDMASDEVFDEVADWIKPFFDGYAEMGAAFLTISASDPEMMKGVDPKRMSRQQKSSSQALLNYRTRMMSNKNVWCVASIPTEGWAVKVFPGVPKEQAIDLLWDAIYKAVRVDQDEPIKAWREHQANLNEKLEFLNGHQFEKLIYKNSIGTNVEVKLPKDHLWFGGGDESVDSYLFVANMPTEEVFTMPDKDGVNGRIVSSIPLNYHGNLIEEFWFEFKDGLVVEYGAAKGEDVLAELLATDEGARRLGEVALVPYDSPISNQKILFYNTLYDENASCHFAVGKAYPTCIKGGEDMSKEELLSRGANDSITHVDFMIGTPDLEIVGIKSTGESVPVFINGNFC; encoded by the coding sequence GTGAAAAACATTGAAAAATACGCAGACCTGCTGGTGCAGGTGGGCATAAACATTCAAAAGGGTCAAACGCTTGTGATAAGCGCACCGATTGAAACCGCTGACTTCGCAAGACTTGCCGCTAAAAAGGCATATGAAGCAGGTGCGAAGGAAGTTGTAATGAGATGGCTTGATGAACAGTCGGCTAGAATGAGATTCGATATGGCATCCGACGAGGTATTCGACGAGGTAGCCGATTGGATTAAGCCGTTCTTTGACGGATATGCCGAAATGGGAGCCGCATTTTTAACGATCTCGGCATCTGATCCTGAGATGATGAAGGGTGTCGACCCAAAAAGAATGAGTAGGCAGCAGAAATCGTCTTCTCAAGCTTTACTCAATTACAGAACAAGAATGATGAGCAATAAGAATGTATGGTGCGTCGCTTCGATTCCTACTGAAGGATGGGCGGTCAAGGTGTTCCCAGGTGTTCCAAAAGAACAGGCGATCGACCTTTTATGGGATGCCATCTACAAGGCTGTCAGGGTGGATCAGGATGAGCCTATAAAGGCTTGGAGAGAGCATCAGGCAAATCTAAATGAGAAACTGGAGTTTTTAAATGGTCATCAATTTGAAAAACTGATTTATAAAAACAGTATCGGTACCAATGTGGAAGTGAAACTTCCTAAAGACCATTTATGGTTTGGCGGTGGAGACGAGTCTGTAGACAGCTATCTGTTTGTAGCTAATATGCCTACGGAAGAAGTGTTCACAATGCCTGATAAGGACGGCGTCAATGGTAGGATCGTTAGTTCGATCCCGTTAAACTATCACGGAAACCTTATTGAAGAGTTCTGGTTTGAATTTAAGGATGGTTTAGTGGTCGAGTATGGTGCTGCTAAGGGAGAAGATGTTCTTGCAGAGCTGCTAGCGACTGACGAAGGTGCTAGAAGACTTGGAGAAGTAGCTCTTGTTCCTTATGATTCACCGATTTCAAATCAAAAGATCCTGTTTTACAATACGCTATATGACGAGAATGCATCATGCCACTTTGCTGTAGGTAAGGCGTATCCTACTTGTATCAAGGGTGGAGAGGACATGTCAAAAGAAGAGTTGCTTTCAAGAGGAGCTAATGATTCCATTACCCATGTCGATTTCATGATAGGCACACCGGACTTGGAGATTGTGGGCATCAAATCGACCGGCGAATCGGTACCGGTGTTTATCAACGGTAATTTCTGTTAA
- a CDS encoding ROK family protein has product MKKYVAGKPGLLKKMNKTSIIKLIVKNGQISRSMLSKRTGLALPSVMRLVDEMIEDKLIVEIGKGSSTGGRKPSLLTINSHYGYLIGIEIAIKCSVIITDFSGCILAKWESDDLGTSTPEEVLEKLLYQMEVLIDTCKLNHDQILGVGIGTPGSDFKHTIDKKRAILKGWNTIDIKGYFEENSSFKIVTENVARTRTQAELWFGHGRTLDDFIYVFIDQGVGIGIVKNDLIHKGDTGVAGEFGHTTIAYKGRECYCGNKGCLEMYVSAGAIMRALEEKGYDISDLSFDGLVAGATDDRILAELHESGSILATGIANLINLFNPHAVILGGIVPQSSSIVVDRIKTLLKELVFSNAARHTPVYVSEMNLRHECLGSIALLLSDFF; this is encoded by the coding sequence GTGAAAAAATATGTTGCAGGTAAACCTGGACTGCTAAAAAAAATGAATAAGACAAGTATCATCAAATTGATTGTCAAGAATGGACAGATTTCAAGGTCCATGTTGTCTAAGAGGACAGGACTTGCGCTGCCAAGTGTGATGCGCTTAGTGGATGAGATGATCGAGGACAAGCTGATTGTCGAGATAGGAAAAGGATCTTCCACAGGTGGAAGGAAACCCAGCCTTTTGACAATCAACAGCCACTATGGGTATCTGATTGGTATTGAAATAGCGATAAAATGTTCTGTGATTATCACGGATTTTAGCGGGTGTATCCTCGCAAAATGGGAATCCGATGATCTTGGTACTTCGACTCCTGAAGAGGTGCTTGAAAAGCTTCTATATCAGATGGAAGTGCTTATTGATACGTGCAAACTTAATCATGACCAGATTCTGGGTGTTGGCATAGGAACTCCAGGATCTGACTTTAAGCATACGATCGATAAGAAGCGTGCAATTCTAAAAGGATGGAATACCATTGATATCAAAGGCTATTTCGAAGAGAACTCATCTTTTAAAATCGTAACCGAGAATGTTGCCCGTACAAGAACTCAAGCCGAACTTTGGTTTGGCCATGGTAGGACACTTGACGATTTTATCTATGTCTTCATCGATCAAGGTGTAGGAATAGGTATTGTCAAGAATGATTTGATCCACAAAGGTGACACAGGAGTGGCCGGTGAGTTCGGTCATACTACCATTGCCTATAAGGGCCGTGAATGCTACTGCGGTAATAAAGGCTGTTTAGAGATGTATGTATCGGCAGGTGCGATCATGAGGGCATTAGAGGAGAAAGGATACGATATTAGCGATCTGTCCTTTGACGGTTTAGTGGCTGGAGCGACCGATGACAGAATCCTGGCCGAGTTGCATGAATCCGGATCGATTTTAGCAACGGGAATCGCCAATCTGATCAATTTATTTAATCCCCATGCCGTCATACTTGGGGGAATCGTGCCACAAAGCAGTTCGATTGTGGTCGATCGGATAAAAACTCTCTTAAAGGAGCTTGTCTTTTCAAACGCGGCCAGACACACACCTGTCTATGTCAGTGAAATGAACCTTCGGCATGAGTGCTTGGGCAGCATCGCACTATTGCTAAGCGATTTTTTTTAA